One Actinomadura viridis genomic region harbors:
- a CDS encoding LysR family transcriptional regulator, whose amino-acid sequence MELQQMRYVLAVAETGSFTRGAERCLVVQSALSHQIARLERELGARLFDRTSRRVRLTPAGEAFLPAARQALEAAERARAEVAAATGEIRGRLAIGAIPTVAAVDLPRALDGFHRAHPRVRISLRSGGSGELAERVRQGTLDVAFLGLPTSTRPNGVRTHELARGELVAVVEPAHPLAGEDDVDLERLSRETFVDFPEGSGGRAQSDEAFAAAGLVREVAFEVSEADLMIRLVRQGLGAGMLPAAFVPEVPGLRVLPIRDAPARIEYLVWSRFHPSPPAAAFLAALEIPDGT is encoded by the coding sequence GTGGAGCTCCAGCAGATGCGTTACGTCCTCGCCGTCGCCGAGACCGGTTCGTTCACCCGCGGCGCCGAACGGTGCCTGGTGGTCCAGTCCGCGCTCAGCCACCAGATCGCCCGGCTGGAACGCGAGCTCGGCGCCCGGCTGTTCGACCGCACCAGCCGCCGCGTCCGGCTGACGCCCGCGGGCGAGGCGTTCCTGCCCGCAGCCCGCCAGGCCCTGGAGGCCGCCGAACGGGCCCGCGCCGAGGTGGCCGCCGCCACCGGCGAGATCCGCGGCCGGCTGGCCATCGGCGCCATCCCCACCGTCGCGGCGGTCGATCTCCCCCGTGCCCTGGACGGCTTCCACCGCGCCCACCCGCGGGTACGGATCAGCCTGCGTTCCGGCGGCAGCGGGGAACTGGCCGAACGGGTCCGCCAGGGCACGCTGGACGTCGCGTTCCTCGGCCTGCCGACCAGCACCCGGCCCAATGGCGTGCGCACCCACGAGCTGGCGCGGGGCGAACTGGTGGCCGTGGTCGAGCCGGCTCACCCTCTGGCGGGCGAGGACGATGTGGACCTGGAACGGCTGTCACGGGAGACCTTCGTCGACTTCCCCGAGGGCAGCGGGGGACGGGCCCAGTCGGACGAGGCGTTCGCGGCGGCCGGGCTCGTGCGCGAGGTCGCGTTCGAGGTGAGCGAGGCCGACCTCATGATCCGGCTGGTCCGGCAGGGCCTCGGCGCCGGCATGCTGCCCGCCGCGTTCGTACCCGAGGTGCCCGGCCTGAGGGTCCTGCCGATCCGTGATGCCCCCGCCCGCATCGAGTACCTGGTCTGGAGCCGCTTCCACCCGTCCCCGCCCGCCGCCGCCTTCCTCGCCGCCCTGGAGATCCCGGACGGCACGTGA
- a CDS encoding Rid family hydrolase: protein MSTVTFGITPGYGEKLHEAHGYSGAVRVGDRVEISGQAGVDDDLVIPDSLEDEIIQAFDNVERTLATVGATWKDVIHVNSYHKVAPGDDAIGDDHNRVMTEQFRRRLDGRAPIWTETGVTVLGLATMRVEIRVTAIVGSGN from the coding sequence ATGAGCACCGTCACCTTCGGCATCACTCCGGGCTACGGCGAGAAGCTGCACGAGGCCCACGGCTACAGCGGGGCCGTCCGCGTCGGCGACCGGGTCGAGATCTCCGGCCAGGCCGGGGTGGACGACGACCTGGTCATTCCCGACTCGCTGGAAGACGAGATCATCCAGGCTTTCGACAACGTGGAGCGCACGCTCGCCACGGTCGGCGCGACGTGGAAGGACGTCATCCACGTCAACTCCTACCACAAGGTCGCACCAGGAGATGACGCCATCGGCGACGACCACAACAGGGTCATGACCGAGCAGTTCCGACGTCGCCTCGACGGCCGCGCGCCGATCTGGACCGAGACCGGCGTCACGGTCCTCGGCCTGGCCACCATGCGCGTGGAGATCCGCGTCACCGCCATCGTCGGCTCCGGGAACTGA
- a CDS encoding MarR family winged helix-turn-helix transcriptional regulator, with translation MSSTGERQDDEEVRWLDEQEKAAWTGLISLVLLLPGKLESPLRQEHGITLFEYLVLSHLSEAPKRKLRMGELAFLASGSLSRLSNVIKRCEQRGWVVRTPDPADGRYTLAELTHAGFDVVHLAAPTHLRAVRRMVLDVLNTTDQKALARIAQKLRIVPDDLD, from the coding sequence ATGAGCAGCACAGGCGAACGCCAGGACGATGAGGAGGTGCGATGGCTCGACGAGCAGGAGAAGGCGGCGTGGACGGGGCTGATCTCCCTTGTGCTGCTGCTGCCGGGCAAACTGGAGTCGCCGCTGCGGCAGGAACACGGCATCACCCTGTTCGAGTACCTCGTGCTCAGCCACCTCTCCGAGGCCCCGAAGCGCAAGCTGCGAATGGGAGAACTCGCCTTCCTCGCCAGCGGGTCACTCTCCCGCCTGTCCAACGTCATCAAACGCTGTGAACAGCGCGGCTGGGTCGTACGCACACCCGACCCGGCCGACGGCCGTTACACCCTCGCCGAACTCACCCACGCCGGCTTCGACGTCGTGCACCTGGCAGCGCCCACACATTTGCGCGCCGTACGCCGCATGGTCCTCGACGTGCTCAACACGACCGACCAGAAGGCCCTCGCCCGCATCGCACAAAAACTCCGCATCGTCCCCGACGACCTCGATTGA
- a CDS encoding ATP-binding protein encodes MTNNRTANDDRERGQAELVGDAYRHTDSEIIVARILAGDGWVVIEVQDESGGLPVVRPESARAESGRGLLMLVLLVRAWGVRALRGGGKVVWARLDG; translated from the coding sequence TTGACCAACAACCGAACGGCCAACGACGATCGCGAGCGGGGCCAGGCGGAATTGGTCGGCGACGCCTACCGGCACACCGACAGCGAGATCATCGTCGCGCGGATCCTCGCGGGGGACGGGTGGGTCGTCATCGAGGTGCAGGACGAGTCGGGCGGCCTGCCCGTCGTACGGCCGGAGAGTGCCAGGGCGGAGTCCGGGCGGGGGCTGCTCATGCTGGTGCTGCTCGTTCGGGCGTGGGGCGTCCGGGCGCTTCGCGGGGGCGGGAAGGTGGTCTGGGCGCGGCTGGACGGGTAG
- a CDS encoding M14 family metallopeptidase — protein MLATLMLTVMPGTAEAVPEPEGQARQYVVTGPRTAEERSQIARTGAAIDAVRSSELDVSAIPSEVAAIRKLGFTVRAAKAPVQGPTAAATSYHTFAEAMAEIDTVAARYPQIARKFVAGKSYQGRDIAGLKISDNVATDEDEPEVLIIANIHARERLTAEQALDHIARLTQGYGSDSRITQLVNGREIWIMPMVNPDGQVYDMTSDTSSGRMWRKNRQPNGTSTGTDLNRNFAYRWGCCGGSSGNGASETYRGTAAESAPETKVLANFVRSRVVGGEQQLKMFLDIHSVAELVLWPFGYTYSDTVAGAMSADEQATHRAIGRELAGTNGFTPEQSSDLYITDGTTIDWTWGQYRIFSLTFELGGGSFYPPPSAIDGEVQRSREALLRLTEYADCPYRAIGKQGQYCAA, from the coding sequence ATGCTCGCCACGCTCATGCTGACGGTCATGCCCGGGACGGCGGAGGCCGTTCCCGAGCCCGAGGGGCAGGCCCGGCAGTACGTGGTCACCGGTCCCCGGACGGCCGAGGAACGTAGCCAGATCGCCCGCACGGGCGCGGCGATCGACGCCGTGCGGTCCTCCGAACTGGACGTCAGCGCGATCCCGTCCGAAGTCGCGGCCATCAGGAAACTGGGCTTCACGGTCCGCGCCGCCAAGGCCCCTGTGCAGGGGCCCACGGCCGCGGCGACCTCGTACCACACCTTCGCCGAGGCGATGGCGGAGATCGACACCGTCGCCGCCAGGTACCCGCAGATCGCGCGGAAGTTCGTCGCGGGCAAGTCGTACCAGGGCCGCGACATCGCCGGCCTCAAGATCAGTGACAACGTCGCCACGGACGAGGACGAGCCCGAGGTCCTCATCATCGCCAACATCCACGCCCGCGAGCGGCTCACCGCCGAGCAGGCGCTCGACCACATCGCCCGGCTCACCCAGGGGTACGGCTCCGACAGCCGGATCACCCAGCTGGTGAACGGCCGGGAGATCTGGATCATGCCGATGGTCAACCCCGACGGCCAGGTCTACGACATGACCAGCGACACCTCGTCCGGACGGATGTGGCGCAAGAACCGCCAGCCGAACGGGACGTCCACGGGCACCGACCTGAACCGCAACTTCGCCTACCGGTGGGGCTGCTGCGGCGGCTCGTCGGGCAACGGGGCCAGCGAGACCTACCGGGGCACCGCGGCCGAGTCGGCCCCGGAGACCAAGGTGCTCGCGAACTTCGTGCGGAGCCGCGTCGTGGGCGGTGAGCAGCAGCTCAAGATGTTCCTCGACATCCACTCCGTGGCGGAGCTGGTGCTGTGGCCGTTCGGCTACACCTACAGCGACACCGTCGCTGGGGCGATGTCGGCGGACGAGCAGGCCACCCACCGCGCCATCGGGCGGGAGCTGGCGGGGACCAACGGCTTCACCCCCGAGCAGTCCAGCGACCTCTACATCACCGACGGCACCACCATCGACTGGACGTGGGGCCAGTACCGCATCTTCTCGCTCACCTTCGAGCTGGGCGGCGGCAGCTTCTACCCGCCGCCCTCGGCCATCGACGGCGAGGTGCAGCGCAGCCGTGAGGCGCTGCTGCGCCTGACCGAGTACGCCGACTGCCCGTACCGCGCGATCGGCAAGCAGGGCCAGTACTGCGCGGCCTGA
- a CDS encoding RDD family protein: MTRLVTGEAVALDLRVARLGSRGCALLLDLFFQMMILNLVLYVVAMTTLIADEAWSVGLSILAVAAVLVGYPCAFETLSRGRTLGKLAVGLRVVADDGGPIRFRQALVRGLAGMVEFFMLYGAPALLTSLFNRQGKRLGDVFAGTVVIQERMPHSALHGPVAVMPPQLAGWGRTLEVSMLSDELAMTARQYLSRFWELRPEIRDRLGARIAGQVRAVVSPPPPPGVRPEVYISAVLAERRRREEWRLAQRHAARMRRLGRTWPPAAQPVPAMAVAGGPPAPAMAPGPPAPPPFSDPGPGQPRFLPPPDYGAGPYQGVIPPGPWRHGP; this comes from the coding sequence TTGACCCGACTCGTCACCGGCGAGGCCGTCGCGCTCGATCTCCGGGTAGCGCGGCTGGGCAGCCGGGGGTGCGCCCTCCTCCTGGACCTGTTCTTCCAGATGATGATCCTCAACCTGGTGCTCTACGTGGTCGCGATGACCACGCTGATCGCCGACGAGGCGTGGTCGGTCGGGCTGAGCATCCTGGCGGTCGCGGCGGTGCTGGTCGGCTATCCGTGCGCGTTCGAGACGCTGTCGCGCGGCCGTACCCTCGGCAAGCTGGCCGTGGGCCTGCGGGTGGTGGCCGACGACGGCGGCCCGATCCGGTTCCGGCAGGCGCTGGTGCGCGGGCTGGCCGGGATGGTCGAGTTCTTCATGCTGTACGGGGCTCCCGCGCTGCTCACCTCGCTGTTCAACCGGCAGGGCAAGCGGCTGGGCGACGTGTTCGCCGGCACGGTGGTGATCCAGGAGCGGATGCCCCACTCGGCCCTGCACGGGCCGGTGGCGGTGATGCCGCCGCAGCTCGCCGGGTGGGGGCGCACGCTGGAGGTCTCGATGCTCTCGGACGAGCTGGCGATGACCGCGCGGCAGTACCTCTCGCGTTTCTGGGAGCTGCGTCCCGAGATCCGCGACCGGCTGGGCGCGCGGATCGCCGGCCAGGTACGGGCCGTGGTGAGCCCGCCGCCGCCTCCGGGGGTGCGTCCGGAGGTCTACATCTCGGCGGTGCTCGCCGAACGGCGCCGCCGGGAGGAGTGGCGGCTGGCGCAGCGCCACGCGGCGCGGATGCGCCGGCTCGGCCGGACCTGGCCACCGGCGGCGCAGCCGGTCCCCGCCATGGCCGTGGCGGGGGGACCACCGGCCCCGGCGATGGCCCCGGGGCCGCCCGCGCCTCCCCCGTTCAGCGACCCCGGGCCGGGGCAGCCGCGCTTCCTGCCGCCGCCCGACTACGGCGCCGGGCCGTACCAGGGCGTGATCCCGCCCGGCCCGTGGAGGCACGGCCCCTGA
- a CDS encoding stage II sporulation protein M, with amino-acid sequence MDVDAYVAAHNAEWQRLEGLINSSRKLTGPEIDELVELYQRTATHLSVVRSSSPDPMLVGRLSSLVARGRAAVAGAQAPLWRDVSRFATVSFPATAYRMRWWWLGNAVLGNLLAFALAVWVVRNPEVQAAIATPHEIRKLVDEDFANYYTEHSAASFAFQVWINNAWVSAIALIFGILLGIPTVYVLLVNQLNLGLIAGLMFAHGKGDIFFGLILPHGLLELTAVYLACGAGLKLGWTVIDPGRRRRGQALAEEGRAAVGIAIGLVGVLLVSGLIEGFVTGWVHTTWLRIGIGVVAEVAFLAYIVVLGRRAVRQGETGDSDLRPDLAPTSA; translated from the coding sequence GTGGACGTCGACGCCTACGTGGCCGCGCACAACGCCGAATGGCAGCGCCTGGAGGGCCTGATCAACTCCAGCCGCAAGCTGACCGGCCCGGAGATCGACGAACTGGTCGAGCTCTACCAGCGCACCGCCACCCACCTGTCGGTGGTGCGTTCGAGTTCACCCGACCCGATGCTGGTCGGCCGGCTGTCGTCGCTGGTGGCGCGGGGCCGCGCCGCGGTCGCCGGGGCGCAGGCGCCGCTGTGGCGGGACGTCTCGCGCTTCGCCACCGTGTCGTTCCCGGCCACCGCGTACCGGATGCGCTGGTGGTGGCTCGGGAACGCGGTGCTGGGCAACCTGCTCGCCTTCGCCCTGGCGGTCTGGGTGGTGCGGAACCCGGAGGTGCAGGCCGCGATCGCGACCCCGCACGAGATCCGGAAGCTGGTGGACGAGGACTTCGCCAACTACTACACCGAGCACTCGGCGGCCTCGTTCGCGTTCCAGGTGTGGATCAACAACGCCTGGGTCTCCGCGATCGCCCTGATCTTCGGGATCCTGCTCGGCATCCCCACCGTGTACGTCCTGCTGGTCAACCAGCTCAACCTCGGCCTGATCGCCGGGCTGATGTTCGCCCACGGCAAGGGGGACATCTTCTTCGGCCTGATCCTGCCGCACGGCCTGCTCGAACTCACCGCCGTCTACCTGGCCTGCGGGGCCGGGCTCAAGCTGGGATGGACGGTCATCGACCCCGGCCGCCGCCGCCGCGGCCAGGCGCTGGCCGAGGAGGGCCGCGCCGCCGTCGGCATCGCCATCGGCCTGGTCGGGGTCCTGCTGGTCTCCGGCCTCATCGAGGGCTTCGTGACCGGGTGGGTGCACACCACCTGGCTGCGGATCGGCATCGGCGTGGTCGCCGAGGTCGCCTTCCTCGCCTACATCGTCGTGCTCGGCCGCCGCGCCGTCCGCCAGGGCGAGACCGGCGACAGCGACCTGCGCCCCGACCTGGCGCCCACCTCCGCCTGA
- a CDS encoding DUF58 domain-containing protein, whose product MALTGRLGLLAALGALVPILLPSWWTLLGLWAVLVLGVAADLALAGNVRALRLHRDGDTNVRLGETARVALIVENLGRRRVKAVVRDVWPPSAGVTPRTVTVDVPAGERRRADFTLVPARRGDRRAVTVTIRSAGPLGLAARQLSRPAPWTVRVLPAFPSRRHLPAKLSKLRQLTGQNVALVRGQGTEFDSLREYVDGDDVRSIDWRATARRADVVVRTWRPERDRRLLLVLDTGRTSAGRVGDIPRLDCSMDAALLLGALASRAGDRVDLLAYDRRVRARVEGASRTDLLPAMVQALAPLEPELIECDAAGMVSTLMARVRQRCLIVLLTELNTAALEEGLLPLLPQLTARHLVVLAAVGDPRVGEMAGARGDLAAVYDAAAAERARAERRRLTAELRAHGVEVVDAPPDEIAPALADAYLALKAAGRL is encoded by the coding sequence ATGGCGCTGACCGGACGCCTCGGGCTGCTGGCCGCGCTCGGCGCCCTCGTGCCGATCCTCCTGCCGAGCTGGTGGACGCTGCTGGGCCTGTGGGCGGTGCTCGTCCTCGGGGTGGCGGCCGATCTGGCGCTGGCGGGCAACGTCCGGGCGCTGCGCCTGCACCGCGACGGCGACACCAACGTGCGGCTCGGCGAGACCGCGCGGGTCGCGCTGATCGTGGAGAACCTCGGCCGCCGCCGGGTGAAGGCCGTCGTCCGCGACGTGTGGCCGCCCAGCGCCGGGGTCACGCCCCGTACGGTCACCGTGGACGTGCCCGCCGGCGAGCGCCGCCGCGCGGACTTCACGCTGGTGCCGGCCAGGCGCGGGGACCGCCGGGCGGTGACGGTCACGATCCGCTCGGCCGGCCCGCTCGGCCTGGCGGCCCGGCAGCTGTCCCGTCCGGCGCCGTGGACGGTCCGGGTGCTGCCCGCCTTCCCGTCCCGCCGCCACCTGCCCGCCAAGCTCTCCAAGCTGCGCCAGCTGACCGGCCAGAACGTGGCGCTCGTCCGCGGCCAGGGCACCGAGTTCGACTCGCTGCGGGAGTACGTGGACGGCGACGACGTCCGCTCCATCGACTGGCGCGCCACCGCGCGCCGCGCCGACGTGGTCGTCCGCACCTGGCGGCCCGAGCGCGACCGGCGGCTCCTCCTGGTCCTGGACACCGGCCGTACGTCCGCGGGCCGGGTCGGCGACATCCCCCGGCTGGACTGCTCGATGGACGCGGCCCTGCTGCTGGGCGCCCTGGCCTCCCGCGCCGGCGACCGCGTCGACCTGCTCGCCTACGACCGCCGGGTCCGCGCCCGCGTGGAGGGCGCGTCCCGTACCGACCTGCTCCCCGCGATGGTCCAGGCGCTGGCGCCGCTGGAGCCCGAGCTGATCGAGTGCGACGCGGCGGGCATGGTGTCCACCCTCATGGCGCGGGTGCGGCAGCGCTGCCTGATCGTGCTGCTGACCGAGCTCAACACCGCCGCGCTCGAAGAGGGCCTGCTGCCCCTCCTCCCCCAGCTCACCGCCCGCCACCTGGTCGTGCTCGCCGCCGTCGGCGACCCCCGGGTGGGCGAGATGGCCGGGGCGCGCGGCGACCTGGCGGCCGTCTACGACGCCGCCGCGGCCGAACGCGCCCGCGCCGAGCGCCGCCGCCTGACCGCCGAGCTGCGCGCCCACGGCGTCGAGGTGGTCGACGCCCCGCCGGACGAGATCGCCCCCGCCCTCGCCGACGCGTACCTGGCCCTCAAGGCCGCCGGACGCCTCTGA
- a CDS encoding AAA family ATPase, giving the protein MNHPVELGKDGGTPAGAGPSDGDAATRSETARAALTALRGEVGKTVVGQDSVVTGLVISLLCRGHVLLEGVPGTAKTLLIRTLSRALALDFKRVQFTPDLMPGDVTGSLIYDNRTAEFEFREGPVFTNLLLADEINRTPPKTQASLLEAMEERQVSVEGMPRALPDPFIVCATQNPVEYEGTYPLPEAQLDRFLLKLNVPVPGRDEEIAMLQRHAAGFDPRDLSEVRPVAGAAELAAGRAAVRTVHLDPKVAAYVVDLCRATRQSPSLALGVSPRGATALLATSRAWAWMSGRDYVTPDDVKALARPTLRHRVQLRPEAELEGATADGVLEGILSHVPAPR; this is encoded by the coding sequence GTGAACCACCCTGTTGAGCTCGGCAAGGACGGCGGGACGCCGGCCGGCGCCGGGCCGTCCGACGGCGACGCGGCCACGCGATCGGAGACCGCCCGGGCCGCGCTCACCGCGTTGCGCGGCGAGGTCGGCAAGACGGTGGTCGGCCAGGACTCGGTGGTGACCGGCCTGGTCATCTCGCTCCTGTGCCGCGGCCACGTACTGCTGGAAGGAGTCCCCGGAACGGCCAAGACGCTCCTGATCCGCACCCTGTCCCGCGCGCTGGCGCTGGACTTCAAGCGGGTGCAGTTCACCCCCGACCTGATGCCCGGCGACGTCACCGGCTCTCTGATCTACGACAACCGGACCGCGGAGTTCGAGTTCCGCGAGGGCCCGGTGTTCACCAACCTGCTGCTCGCCGACGAGATCAACCGCACGCCGCCCAAGACCCAGGCGTCGCTGCTGGAGGCGATGGAGGAGCGCCAGGTGTCGGTCGAGGGGATGCCCCGGGCGCTGCCCGACCCGTTCATCGTGTGCGCCACCCAGAACCCGGTCGAGTACGAGGGCACCTACCCGCTGCCGGAGGCCCAGCTCGACCGGTTCCTGCTGAAGCTGAACGTCCCGGTGCCCGGCCGGGACGAGGAGATCGCGATGCTCCAGCGGCACGCCGCCGGGTTCGACCCGCGCGACCTGTCGGAGGTGCGGCCGGTCGCCGGGGCCGCCGAGCTGGCCGCGGGCCGCGCCGCCGTCCGCACCGTCCACCTGGACCCCAAGGTCGCCGCCTACGTCGTGGACCTGTGCCGGGCCACCCGGCAGTCCCCGTCCCTGGCGCTGGGCGTGTCGCCGCGCGGCGCCACCGCGCTGCTGGCGACCTCGCGCGCCTGGGCGTGGATGTCCGGGCGCGACTACGTGACCCCCGACGACGTCAAGGCGCTGGCCCGCCCCACGCTGCGGCACCGCGTCCAGCTGCGTCCGGAGGCCGAGCTGGAGGGCGCCACCGCCGACGGCGTCCTGGAGGGCATCCTGTCCCATGTCCCCGCGCCCCGCTGA
- a CDS encoding DUF4350 domain-containing protein, translating into MVTGTGPPPAAAPPAGGTPTAGQVASRRWRASRGVLATLLAVVALALGLAALQPSTTDQDLDPESPGPGGTRALAKLLERRGVPFYLARSAGDAAGHDAPGGTMVITRPERLTDRDLALIRGGRTDLVLVDPPRDVLAALAPGVRRAGTSFEESDVPDCPLRAAVLAGSVRFERSETYEVPPGATGCYRAGGLARLVQLRNGESTVTVLGSAVPLTNQRLAEDGNAALGMNLADSPVSITWLAPDLPATDGGGGNEERSLGDLLPFGVKLFFLELLVAVVLVALWRARRLGPVVAERLPVVVRSAEAVEGRARLYRAHRARDRAADALRSGALERLVPLLGLPRSAAQDPAAAREIVTAVAQRTTHDEGMVWTALYGPEPADDGQLVGLTDLLDDLERQVRHS; encoded by the coding sequence ATGGTGACCGGTACCGGCCCGCCGCCCGCGGCGGCTCCCCCGGCGGGCGGCACCCCGACCGCGGGCCAGGTGGCCTCGCGCCGCTGGCGGGCCTCCCGCGGCGTCCTGGCCACCCTGCTCGCCGTCGTCGCGCTGGCGCTCGGCCTGGCCGCGCTGCAGCCGTCCACCACCGACCAGGACCTCGACCCCGAGTCCCCCGGCCCCGGCGGCACCCGGGCGCTCGCCAAGCTCCTCGAACGGCGCGGCGTCCCGTTCTACCTGGCCCGGAGCGCCGGCGACGCCGCCGGCCACGACGCGCCCGGCGGCACGATGGTGATCACCCGTCCGGAGCGGCTCACCGACCGCGACCTGGCCCTGATCAGGGGCGGCCGGACCGACCTGGTGCTGGTGGATCCGCCCCGGGACGTCCTGGCGGCGCTGGCCCCCGGCGTCCGGCGGGCCGGCACCAGCTTCGAGGAGAGCGACGTCCCGGACTGCCCCCTGCGGGCCGCGGTCCTGGCCGGCTCCGTCCGGTTCGAACGCTCCGAGACCTACGAGGTCCCGCCCGGCGCCACCGGCTGCTACCGGGCCGGCGGGCTCGCCAGGCTCGTCCAGCTCCGGAACGGCGAGAGCACCGTCACGGTGCTCGGCTCGGCGGTGCCGCTCACCAACCAGCGGCTGGCCGAGGACGGCAACGCCGCGCTCGGCATGAACCTGGCGGACTCCCCCGTCTCGATCACCTGGCTGGCCCCGGACCTGCCCGCGACCGACGGCGGCGGCGGCAACGAGGAGCGTTCCCTGGGCGACCTGCTGCCGTTCGGGGTCAAGCTCTTCTTCCTGGAACTGCTGGTCGCCGTCGTGCTGGTCGCGCTGTGGCGGGCCCGCCGCCTCGGCCCGGTGGTGGCCGAACGGCTCCCGGTGGTCGTCCGTTCCGCGGAGGCCGTGGAGGGCCGCGCCCGCCTGTACCGGGCGCACCGGGCCAGGGACCGCGCCGCCGACGCGCTCCGGTCCGGGGCGCTGGAACGGCTCGTCCCGCTGCTCGGCCTGCCGCGCAGCGCGGCCCAGGACCCCGCGGCGGCCCGCGAGATCGTCACCGCCGTCGCGCAGCGGACCACCCACGACGAGGGGATGGTCTGGACGGCCCTGTACGGTCCGGAACCGGCGGACGACGGGCAGCTCGTCGGGCTCACCGACCTTCTCGACGACCTGGAAAGGCAGGTACGCCACTCGTGA
- a CDS encoding DUF4129 domain-containing protein produces MTEPIGRDEAREQARRELEDPIYHRDRPSWLERFLDRLGDWLRDLTDRGVDPTAHGNGGGWISLIVVLLLLAAAIALVAWLMWGRHNTRSRRPALLEEKPTTAREHRTAAEEYAAAGDWARAIRERLRSIARDLEERAVLTPEPGRTADELAAEAGRALPGLAGDLREGVRIFDDVWYGDRPGSAEAYATMTGLDERVRAARPRPLGDDGGAGPEPDAAAAGAVTGPAGEDARW; encoded by the coding sequence ATGACCGAGCCGATCGGCCGCGACGAGGCCCGCGAGCAGGCCCGCCGCGAGCTGGAGGACCCGATCTACCACCGCGACCGGCCGTCCTGGCTGGAACGCTTCCTGGACCGGCTGGGCGACTGGCTGCGCGACCTGACCGACCGCGGCGTCGACCCCACCGCGCACGGCAACGGCGGCGGCTGGATCTCGCTGATCGTCGTCCTGCTCCTGCTGGCCGCCGCGATCGCGCTGGTCGCCTGGCTCATGTGGGGGCGGCACAACACCCGTTCGCGGCGCCCGGCGCTGCTGGAGGAGAAGCCGACCACCGCACGGGAGCACCGGACCGCCGCCGAGGAGTACGCCGCGGCCGGCGACTGGGCCCGGGCGATCCGCGAACGGCTCCGTTCCATAGCCCGCGACCTGGAGGAACGCGCCGTGCTCACGCCCGAGCCCGGCCGCACCGCCGACGAGCTGGCCGCCGAGGCGGGCCGCGCCCTGCCCGGGCTGGCCGGCGACCTGCGCGAGGGTGTGCGGATCTTCGACGACGTCTGGTACGGCGACCGGCCGGGCAGCGCGGAGGCGTACGCGACGATGACCGGCCTCGACGAACGGGTGCGCGCCGCCCGGCCGCGTCCCCTCGGCGACGACGGCGGCGCCGGGCCGGAACCGGACGCCGCGGCGGCCGGGGCCGTGACCGGACCCGCCGGGGAGGACGCGCGATGGTGA
- the mtrA gene encoding MtrAB system response regulator MtrA has translation MRGRVLVVDDDLALAEMLGIVLRGEGFEPSFVHDGDKALEAFRETRPDLVLLDLMLPGADGIDVCRQIRAESGVPIVMLTAKSDTVDVVLGLESGADDYIVKPFKPKELVARVRARLRRTDEPAPETLQIGDITIDVAGHSVKRGDRHIPLTPLEFDLLVALARKPRQVFTREVLLEQVWGYRHAADTRLVNVHVQRLRAKIEKDPERPEIVVTVRGVGYKAGPA, from the coding sequence ATGAGAGGACGCGTACTGGTCGTCGACGACGACCTCGCTCTCGCCGAGATGCTCGGCATCGTGCTGAGGGGCGAGGGTTTCGAGCCGTCGTTCGTGCACGACGGCGACAAGGCGCTCGAGGCGTTCCGGGAGACCCGGCCCGACCTCGTGCTGCTGGACCTGATGCTCCCCGGTGCCGACGGCATCGACGTCTGCCGCCAGATCCGCGCCGAGTCCGGCGTCCCGATCGTCATGCTCACGGCCAAGAGCGACACGGTGGACGTGGTGCTCGGCCTGGAGTCGGGCGCCGACGACTATATCGTCAAGCCGTTCAAGCCCAAGGAGCTGGTGGCCCGGGTGCGGGCGCGGCTGCGCCGCACCGACGAGCCCGCTCCCGAGACGCTCCAGATCGGCGACATCACCATCGACGTGGCCGGCCACTCGGTCAAGCGCGGTGACCGGCACATCCCGCTCACCCCGCTGGAGTTCGACCTGCTGGTGGCGCTGGCCCGCAAGCCGCGCCAGGTGTTCACCCGCGAGGTCCTGCTGGAGCAGGTGTGGGGATACCGGCACGCGGCCGACACCCGGCTGGTGAACGTCCACGTGCAGCGGCTGAGAGCCAAGATCGAGAAGGACCCGGAGCGGCCGGAGATCGTGGTGACCGTACGCGGGGTCGGCTACAAGGCCGGCCCGGCCTGA